The following are from one region of the Chloracidobacterium sp. genome:
- a CDS encoding protein phosphatase 2C domain-containing protein encodes MENNFQFISAAVSDRGLSDKRPQNEDSYIALEQVGLFAVADGVGGAQAGDVASQMAVEMLGEAFIHYGDTVDPEEIMKVAIERANEAVYQTANDLPQLSSMATTLAAIHISGNIATIAHVGDSRVYRVDPEGFLHRETEDHSVVEEEVRAGRMTREQAANHPSRNVISRAVGAESTVEVDIRTIMVDPGTIFLLCTDGITRHIDDEEIGELLTTGMSPMTLCAHMKEVCFERGAEDNLTAIIVKVTPAVTAAPTIATPELAEIDPTAEEETIAAARSPFDSPADETPDEIVEIPPAQTVTPPQLEVSQAASDDTEQFLIEDVVEPEDAVQSEYSSSSVVVTASQPAPAPDRDLMMFGSRAGADVLPERTSGNIANTLLMPILWLVIGGIIGLAASYLWQSTNPIPQTEPPQISEMKTGNIPLTAFEENRRLVDRDPVAYANTRAASPQDAEDHYLLGRALLLSGKYFEARRQFAQAKEKLADADPANAKTLSADIAMANSIIESAQAQEIFKKEVEGLAAPARSDTNANAAGSSNTLR; translated from the coding sequence ATGGAAAACAACTTTCAATTCATATCTGCCGCTGTTAGCGATCGGGGCCTGAGCGATAAAAGGCCGCAAAACGAGGATTCTTATATCGCTCTCGAACAGGTCGGCCTGTTCGCGGTCGCTGACGGAGTGGGTGGAGCCCAGGCAGGCGATGTCGCATCGCAAATGGCCGTCGAAATGCTTGGCGAAGCCTTTATTCACTACGGTGACACGGTCGATCCGGAAGAGATCATGAAGGTGGCGATCGAGCGGGCAAATGAAGCCGTTTACCAAACGGCGAACGACCTGCCGCAGTTATCCTCGATGGCCACGACGCTTGCGGCCATCCATATTTCCGGCAACATTGCGACGATCGCCCACGTCGGCGATTCGCGTGTCTATCGCGTCGACCCTGAAGGATTTCTGCATCGCGAGACCGAGGATCATTCCGTTGTTGAAGAAGAGGTTAGGGCAGGCAGGATGACGAGAGAGCAGGCTGCTAACCACCCGAGCCGCAACGTTATCAGCCGGGCGGTTGGGGCTGAAAGCACGGTAGAGGTCGATATCCGTACGATAATGGTCGATCCGGGTACTATATTCCTTCTCTGCACTGACGGCATAACGCGTCACATCGATGATGAAGAGATCGGCGAACTCCTCACGACCGGCATGAGCCCAATGACCCTATGTGCTCATATGAAAGAAGTTTGCTTTGAGCGCGGTGCCGAAGACAATCTGACAGCGATCATCGTCAAGGTAACGCCGGCCGTGACGGCCGCCCCGACGATCGCGACCCCGGAACTCGCGGAGATCGATCCGACAGCTGAAGAAGAGACCATCGCTGCCGCTCGATCGCCCTTCGACAGTCCAGCGGACGAGACACCGGATGAGATAGTTGAAATACCGCCTGCACAGACCGTTACGCCGCCGCAATTGGAAGTCAGCCAGGCAGCATCGGACGATACTGAGCAATTCTTGATCGAAGACGTGGTCGAACCTGAGGACGCGGTCCAATCGGAATACAGCTCGTCGAGTGTGGTCGTTACGGCGTCACAGCCCGCGCCGGCCCCGGATAGAGATCTGATGATGTTCGGATCGCGTGCCGGAGCTGATGTGTTACCTGAACGAACATCCGGTAATATTGCAAACACATTGCTTATGCCGATCTTGTGGTTGGTCATCGGCGGAATAATCGGCCTTGCTGCTTCGTATTTATGGCAAAGCACAAACCCCATACCGCAGACCGAACCGCCTCAGATCAGCGAAATGAAAACCGGCAACATACCGCTGACGGCATTTGAAGAGAACCGTAGGCTTGTCGATCGCGACCCGGTTGCCTACGCCAATACGCGTGCCGCATCGCCGCAGGATGCTGAGGACCATTATTTGTTGGGACGAGCACTCTTATTATCGGGCAAGTACTTTGAGGCCCGCCGACAGTTCGCTCAAGCGAAAGAAAAATTAGCTGACGCCGATCCGGCGAATGCAAAGACGCTTTCTGCCGACATAGCAATGGCGAACTCGATAATTGAGAGCGCTCAGGCTCAGGAAATATTCAAAAAAGAGGTCGAAGGCCTCGCGGCTCCGGCCCGGTCGGATACGAACGCCAACGCTGCGGGAAGTTCGAACACGCTCAGATGA
- a CDS encoding FtsW/RodA/SpoVE family cell cycle protein, translated as MKNRTSSHFFILVLIVVMTAMSHYAIYYGGLIRGYEASSITGIRNVALLGLLAFLPIFLKNVLKFHGNWTLYTSAVLLFSIGLTVQYRLFSDPEYISRRDKAEARQAKIKTTQLHYIQENYTAEKKQMMGLPATPPSPVDLSAETPRPSEETLWGVMLSGKTINPILGILALIASLLILRNERILEWLQKNGFLIVLLTLGPLIVAAVTSRAGKSIGNMTPWEPAKIPFLIGFAAILAVLYKNLAKTYWGLPRAKDVVPLVFMAILPFVPFFVLKDFGQMMVFSGVYATLYLIAVRRFSQRFVLVGSVLVVVAILVVGALPLSTQEKIPLLPTVATPVKQVLPDRIQQRFHLWLDGFNPPSPETSWWKNDYQNYYKRLVEKDPNLPQMLEDDPNLQRTINVDAWFDVLAFQPAQATFGLASGGVTGRGLGLGYPELIPVADSDYIFAAMAEELGLFGGLLITFALIVLVSAGVRTALDSRDMFSKLCCIGLSAFIGFQALVNIGGITRALPMTGITLPFVSHGGFSLITSFVMLGMLMAFSHRNALDRQFNTIENLP; from the coding sequence TTGAAGAACCGAACATCGTCACATTTCTTTATCCTTGTTTTGATCGTTGTAATGACGGCGATGTCGCATTATGCGATATATTATGGCGGCCTGATACGGGGCTACGAAGCGTCGTCGATCACGGGTATCCGGAATGTCGCTCTTTTGGGTTTGCTCGCGTTCCTTCCGATCTTTCTCAAGAACGTGCTCAAATTTCATGGAAATTGGACGCTGTACACGTCGGCGGTATTGTTGTTCTCGATCGGATTGACCGTTCAGTACCGATTATTCAGCGATCCTGAATACATTTCACGCCGAGACAAGGCCGAGGCACGTCAGGCAAAGATCAAGACGACGCAGCTACATTACATTCAGGAAAACTATACGGCGGAAAAGAAACAGATGATGGGCCTGCCGGCAACCCCGCCGTCGCCTGTTGATCTCAGCGCCGAAACCCCGCGACCGTCGGAAGAGACGCTTTGGGGGGTGATGCTGTCGGGCAAGACCATTAATCCGATCCTCGGAATACTCGCACTGATCGCGTCGCTTCTGATACTTCGGAACGAACGAATTCTTGAATGGCTGCAGAAGAACGGCTTTTTGATCGTATTGCTGACACTCGGGCCTTTGATCGTTGCGGCTGTAACCTCTCGCGCTGGCAAGTCTATCGGGAACATGACCCCATGGGAACCGGCAAAGATACCGTTTTTGATCGGGTTTGCAGCGATCCTGGCGGTCCTCTATAAGAATCTAGCGAAAACATATTGGGGCTTGCCGCGAGCAAAAGACGTTGTCCCGTTGGTCTTCATGGCAATACTGCCATTCGTTCCGTTTTTCGTTCTGAAGGATTTTGGCCAAATGATGGTGTTCAGCGGTGTGTACGCAACGCTTTATCTCATCGCCGTCCGCCGCTTTTCGCAACGATTCGTGCTCGTGGGCAGTGTTTTGGTCGTCGTTGCCATACTCGTCGTTGGCGCCTTGCCTTTGAGCACGCAGGAGAAGATACCCCTGCTTCCGACGGTCGCGACACCGGTCAAACAGGTATTGCCAGACCGCATCCAGCAGCGATTTCACCTCTGGCTTGATGGCTTCAATCCGCCTTCGCCCGAGACCTCGTGGTGGAAGAACGACTATCAGAATTACTACAAAAGGCTCGTGGAAAAGGACCCCAACCTACCGCAAATGCTGGAGGACGACCCGAATCTGCAGCGGACGATCAACGTCGACGCTTGGTTTGACGTACTCGCGTTTCAACCGGCGCAGGCAACATTTGGGCTTGCGTCAGGTGGAGTCACCGGCCGCGGCCTGGGCCTCGGATACCCGGAGCTGATACCGGTCGCCGATTCTGATTACATTTTCGCCGCAATGGCCGAAGAACTTGGACTTTTTGGCGGTTTGTTGATAACCTTTGCGCTAATTGTCCTGGTCAGCGCCGGAGTCAGAACCGCCCTAGATTCAAGAGATATGTTCTCGAAGCTGTGTTGCATCGGGCTTTCTGCGTTCATTGGTTTCCAGGCGTTGGTCAACATCGGGGGGATCACGCGCGCTCTTCCGATGACCGGTATTACGTTGCCATTCGTAAGCCACGGCGGATTTTCGCTGATAACGAGCTTTGTGATGCTCGGCATGCTGATGGCGTTTTCACATCGGAACGCTCTCGATCGGCAGTTCAACACGATCGAGAATTTACCTTAG
- a CDS encoding FHA domain-containing protein: MPDNSPTAKKTISPDWFVQGILTKIGDTFDRLTGRGWKPSSSLATSELIERLKALLDAEVKIADDGRKYVPHNIKLKIQWDKFSTDSEASLRTLETEFLTAVVDHINDKHYYTYAPLSIEVKPDYFTAGVKLFVGFEKFVDDENEAEIDVSIPGEASARETIQAASPDEPPQFEISAAFEINGKPIVRTHAIAAGSRLTVGRTKENDIAIDDVSVSKFHAAIMLNDDGALQVADTGSTNGTFVNGRRISYGTSVIISTGETVKFGTIAVSFGATRQTPELEPEIETEVPHSTTVGEFEFKTRTETVAALPVPPAVTISSAEPDWAMTDPQIEVERPDQTGSKP; this comes from the coding sequence ATGCCAGATAACTCGCCAACAGCAAAAAAGACCATCTCGCCCGATTGGTTCGTTCAGGGAATACTGACAAAGATCGGCGACACCTTCGACCGTCTTACTGGGCGCGGATGGAAACCGTCGAGCAGCCTTGCGACGAGCGAATTGATCGAAAGGCTCAAGGCGCTTCTCGATGCAGAGGTAAAGATCGCCGACGACGGGCGAAAATACGTTCCGCACAACATCAAGCTGAAGATCCAATGGGATAAGTTCTCGACCGATTCCGAAGCATCGCTCAGAACCCTCGAAACGGAATTCCTGACGGCCGTCGTCGATCATATAAACGATAAACACTATTACACTTACGCACCGCTCTCGATCGAGGTCAAGCCCGACTATTTCACAGCGGGCGTAAAGCTTTTTGTCGGTTTCGAAAAATTTGTCGATGATGAGAATGAGGCTGAGATAGATGTTTCGATCCCCGGCGAAGCGTCTGCTCGGGAAACGATCCAGGCAGCATCGCCGGACGAACCACCCCAATTTGAAATATCCGCAGCCTTTGAGATAAACGGCAAACCGATCGTCCGGACACATGCGATTGCAGCTGGATCGCGGCTAACCGTCGGCCGAACGAAAGAAAACGATATTGCTATCGACGACGTCAGCGTTTCAAAATTTCATGCTGCGATCATGCTGAACGACGACGGAGCTCTCCAGGTTGCCGACACCGGATCTACGAACGGAACTTTCGTAAATGGGCGGCGTATCTCGTATGGAACATCGGTCATCATAAGCACGGGAGAAACGGTCAAGTTCGGGACCATTGCAGTCTCGTTCGGAGCAACGCGACAAACCCCGGAACTGGAACCGGAGATCGAGACCGAGGTCCCGCATTCGACGACGGTCGGCGAATTTGAGTTCAAAACCCGGACCGAGACCGTCGCCGCGTTGCCGGTACCGCCGGCCGTTACGATCAGCTCTGCCGAGCCGGATTGGGCGATGACGGATCCGCAGATCGAAGTCGAGCGGCCGGACCAGACAGGGTCAAAACCGTAG
- a CDS encoding protein kinase has product MKELSLSNCRLDKRYDVLQELGRGSYAEIFLARDTLASPQSPHSLVVIKALNVFLQNDVDPDLERTLVENFQNEAIALDRVRHPNIISRLGHGTARDLEGKVFHYLVLEYLAGGDLQKACRESSLDRKTAIGYIEQICAGLRHAHRHGIIHRDIKPQNLLLTKDRSTVKIADFGVARVHISDAPITRVGTNIYAPPEHSPLYAGHDISVPSTDLTPAADVYSLAKTVYTILTGETPRFYANSPITELPQSSRAEDWAEDLKRVLNRATLNDHRLRHQSVDEFWSDLAGVRRSIFEGETVTHVRPKFDAVPQPHVARGYTPIAPRRPQFDTSRELKIDRPLPGTGPQKVTAGSGSIAHAVRDPLPAPMPRVEDYWPNSRPTGQPPMTVDLDEAKLDGKNKPKRRRRRMRGLAIAGLLLFLFAGGLYATSTYLRSLGILPEITSPFASAKMGTANTDINLRPTPSANNAPIGLVTRNSRVRIVKVQNNWYQVDVVQQGRERSEILATNRGWLNGKYVDLDQ; this is encoded by the coding sequence ATGAAAGAGTTGTCGCTCTCAAACTGCCGCTTGGATAAACGGTACGACGTTCTTCAAGAACTCGGGCGGGGAAGTTACGCCGAGATCTTTCTGGCGCGAGATACCCTTGCGTCCCCGCAGTCACCTCATTCGCTGGTCGTCATCAAGGCCCTTAATGTGTTTTTGCAGAACGATGTCGATCCCGATCTCGAACGGACGCTGGTCGAAAACTTTCAGAACGAAGCGATCGCCCTCGATCGCGTAAGACATCCGAATATCATCAGCCGGCTGGGTCATGGGACGGCACGCGACCTCGAGGGCAAGGTGTTTCATTACCTCGTCCTGGAATATCTCGCAGGCGGTGACCTCCAAAAGGCATGCCGGGAATCGAGCCTCGACCGAAAGACCGCGATCGGCTACATCGAACAGATATGCGCCGGCCTTAGACATGCACATCGTCACGGCATCATTCATCGCGACATCAAACCGCAAAATCTTCTCCTTACCAAAGATCGGAGCACGGTAAAGATCGCCGATTTCGGTGTCGCCCGAGTTCACATCTCTGATGCCCCGATAACGCGGGTCGGGACGAATATATACGCCCCGCCCGAACATTCGCCGCTTTATGCCGGTCATGACATTTCGGTTCCGTCTACCGATCTGACGCCGGCCGCTGACGTCTATTCGCTTGCCAAGACAGTGTATACGATCCTGACCGGCGAGACACCGAGGTTTTACGCAAATTCGCCGATCACCGAGCTTCCTCAAAGCTCGCGGGCCGAGGATTGGGCCGAAGACCTGAAGCGTGTATTGAACCGGGCGACGCTGAATGACCATCGCCTGCGGCATCAATCGGTTGACGAATTCTGGAGCGATCTCGCCGGCGTTCGACGGTCGATCTTTGAGGGCGAGACGGTCACCCACGTTCGGCCGAAGTTCGACGCCGTGCCGCAGCCGCATGTCGCCCGAGGCTACACGCCGATCGCACCGCGAAGGCCGCAGTTCGATACATCGCGTGAACTCAAAATAGACCGGCCGCTTCCGGGGACCGGGCCGCAAAAGGTCACAGCCGGTTCGGGTTCGATAGCGCATGCCGTCCGAGATCCTCTGCCCGCACCGATGCCGCGCGTCGAAGACTATTGGCCGAACAGTCGGCCAACGGGCCAGCCGCCGATGACCGTCGACCTCGATGAGGCGAAACTCGATGGGAAAAACAAGCCGAAACGACGCCGACGGAGAATGCGCGGTTTGGCGATCGCCGGATTGCTGCTTTTTTTGTTTGCCGGCGGGCTGTATGCGACCTCGACATACCTTCGAAGTCTGGGCATATTGCCTGAGATCACGAGCCCCTTTGCCTCGGCAAAGATGGGTACCGCGAACACCGACATAAATCTGCGCCCGACGCCGAGTGCGAATAACGCCCCGATCGGGCTAGTCACGCGGAATTCGAGGGTCAGAATTGTAAAAGTTCAGAATAACTGGTATCAAGTTGATGTCGTCCAACAGGGAAGAGAACGTTCGGAAATTCTCGCGACGAACCGCGGCTGGCTGAATGGCAAATACGTTGATCTTGATCAATAG
- a CDS encoding DUF3662 domain-containing protein, which yields MSVLDKVRRWIDGESAELVLENAARDAQVKPRSQSEEFIVKIARAIEGVMQAEMLPLPQGTTIIPTEYTIFLSNEDDKEWQGVKRRGLEQGLYHILAERAREIAGKKKLETKSFVIDLRVDGTLSKGDIRVQHSWEDSASNKTGVLARPKPPVSAPLPGARQPIIPPVNRNAPSGYTPPSHQSPPNFTTQASGSSLPPTSPQINVHQAVPLPSDELEVLTNVRKRAVELYRLEIWHGGVRQNVVPIFNKEVTIGRGSKSKPVDIALSGDPEISRRHLAIITDGGGNFWVVNQGRNPAAIGAYELPEGQRVPLAPGANVAVGSYVLRIQPRSA from the coding sequence TTGAGCGTACTGGATAAAGTAAGGCGTTGGATCGACGGCGAATCGGCGGAACTCGTTTTGGAAAATGCCGCCCGCGACGCGCAGGTCAAACCGCGAAGCCAATCGGAAGAATTCATCGTTAAGATCGCTCGGGCGATCGAGGGTGTGATGCAGGCCGAAATGCTCCCGCTGCCGCAGGGAACAACGATCATTCCTACCGAATATACGATCTTTCTCAGCAACGAAGACGACAAAGAATGGCAGGGCGTAAAAAGACGCGGTTTGGAACAGGGCCTTTATCATATCCTCGCCGAACGGGCACGCGAGATCGCCGGTAAGAAAAAGCTCGAGACTAAGTCGTTCGTGATCGACCTTCGTGTCGACGGCACTCTATCAAAGGGCGATATTCGCGTTCAGCATAGCTGGGAAGATTCGGCCAGCAACAAGACAGGTGTACTTGCACGGCCGAAGCCGCCGGTTTCGGCGCCGCTGCCGGGAGCGAGGCAGCCGATCATACCTCCGGTGAACCGCAATGCTCCGAGTGGATATACGCCGCCTTCACATCAGTCACCGCCAAATTTCACGACGCAGGCATCGGGTTCGTCGTTGCCGCCGACATCGCCGCAGATCAACGTCCATCAGGCCGTTCCCCTTCCATCGGATGAATTAGAGGTCTTGACGAACGTCAGAAAGCGAGCGGTCGAGCTTTATCGACTCGAGATCTGGCATGGCGGCGTCAGACAAAATGTCGTGCCGATCTTCAATAAAGAGGTAACGATCGGTCGCGGCTCGAAATCGAAGCCGGTAGACATCGCTCTTTCAGGCGACCCCGAGATAAGCCGTCGTCACCTTGCAATTATCACCGACGGCGGAGGGAATTTCTGGGTCGTCAACCAGGGAAGAAATCCTGCGGCGATCGGCGCCTACGAGCTGCCAGAAGGCCAGCGAGTCCCGCTTGCTCCGGGGGCGAACGTCGCCGTCGGCTCATATGTGCTCCGTATCCAGCCCCGATCTGCTTAA
- a CDS encoding DUF402 domain-containing protein translates to MPGREITVNSLKFDRSISRSWKCELIASSRAGLEFVGRFETDVPHHHLGMIRAGTISHEYFWLDRWYSIFRFHEPDHTLRNWYCNINLPPTFNDGVLSYIDLDIDIVVWPDLSYEILDLDEFKANAARYSYPKTVIAGVESAQHDVLTMIENRSPPFDRYD, encoded by the coding sequence ATGCCCGGCCGCGAGATCACAGTCAATTCTCTGAAATTTGATCGGTCGATCAGCCGATCGTGGAAGTGTGAGCTTATCGCATCGTCGCGCGCGGGGCTCGAATTCGTAGGACGATTTGAGACGGATGTACCTCACCACCACCTCGGTATGATCCGAGCAGGAACTATTTCCCACGAATATTTCTGGCTAGATCGGTGGTACAGCATCTTTCGATTTCACGAGCCCGACCATACCCTCCGCAATTGGTATTGCAACATTAACCTTCCTCCGACATTCAACGATGGCGTTCTGAGCTACATCGATCTCGATATAGATATCGTCGTTTGGCCTGACCTCTCGTACGAAATATTGGACCTTGATGAATTCAAAGCAAATGCGGCTCGATACAGTTACCCCAAAACGGTCATAGCTGGCGTTGAAAGTGCTCAGCACGACGTATTGACCATGATCGAAAACCGATCTCCTCCGTTCGATCGTTACGATTGA